One genomic region from Blastococcus sp. Marseille-P5729 encodes:
- a CDS encoding ACP S-malonyltransferase codes for MIAIVAPGQGSQTPGMLTPWLELDGAEETVAAMSELSGLDLKRLGTTADADEIKDTAVTQPLVVSLALLAFDALQPSGDLAVAGHSVGEIAAAAMAGVIAKDEAVKLAAVRGRAMADACAAEDTSMAAVLGGDEQEVLSTLSGLGLDPANRNGGGQIVAAGPVDAIEALRENPPAKARVMPLSVAGAFHTRFMQPAQDRVAEQRAALEATDPSYTLLSNADGKAVTSGTEFLDRLVTQVTSPVRWDLCMQTMLELGVEAIVELPPAGALTGLARRGMKGVQNLAVKTPDDLDAVRELLG; via the coding sequence GTGATCGCGATTGTTGCGCCCGGACAGGGCTCTCAGACTCCCGGAATGCTCACCCCCTGGCTCGAGCTGGACGGCGCTGAGGAGACCGTCGCCGCGATGTCCGAGCTCAGCGGGCTCGACCTGAAGCGGCTCGGCACGACGGCGGACGCCGACGAGATCAAGGACACCGCCGTCACCCAGCCGCTAGTCGTATCACTGGCGCTGCTGGCCTTCGACGCCCTGCAGCCCTCGGGCGATCTTGCCGTCGCCGGGCACAGCGTCGGCGAGATCGCGGCGGCGGCGATGGCCGGCGTCATCGCGAAGGACGAGGCGGTCAAGCTCGCCGCCGTCCGCGGCCGCGCGATGGCCGATGCCTGCGCGGCCGAGGACACCTCGATGGCGGCCGTTCTCGGCGGCGACGAACAGGAGGTGCTCAGCACGCTGAGCGGCCTGGGACTCGATCCGGCAAACCGCAACGGCGGAGGCCAGATCGTCGCTGCGGGACCGGTCGATGCCATCGAGGCGCTTCGCGAGAACCCGCCGGCCAAGGCCCGCGTCATGCCGCTGTCGGTCGCCGGCGCCTTCCACACCCGCTTCATGCAGCCGGCCCAGGACCGCGTCGCCGAGCAGCGCGCGGCCCTCGAGGCCACCGACCCGTCGTACACCCTGCTGTCGAACGCCGACGGCAAGGCTGTGACCTCCGGCACGGAGTTCCTCGACCGGCTGGTCACCCAAGTGACCAGCCCAGTGCGGTGGGACCTGTGCATGCAGACGATGCTCGAGCTGGGTGTCGAGGCGATCGTCGAGCTGCCGCCCGCCGGAGCGCTCACCGGCCTGGCGCGCCGCGGCATGAAGGGCGTGCAGAACCTCGCCGTGAAGACCCCGGACGACCTCGACGCCGTCCGGGAGCTGCTCGGCTGA
- a CDS encoding MDR family MFS transporter: MPLTSTPATPYRMSPAHRRVFIGLMLGMFVASVSQTIVGPAMPRIVAELGGMDHYSWVATAAMLVSAVTVPIVGKLSDLYGRRAFYLGGIAVFLVGTLVCGLTPNFWTLVAGRALQGVGMGTLMPLSQTIIGDIIPARQRGKYQGLMGAVFGVTSVAGPIAGGFITDHWGWRWLFFAALPVSLIALFFIVKFLDLPFQRRRAKIDVAGIVVLTVTLTAILLATSLGGTSYAWGSPLILTMFGVGLAGLVAFVAIERRAEEPVIPLRLFNSGIFSWSVLAAFAVSMIMFGAIIYIPIYAQAVIGVNATNSGLILMPLMLGLIVMGILTGMLITRTGLYKPFMVAGVTITGVGVWLLTLLDHTSSAAELTMIMVVVGVGLGMCMQQYTLVVQNDANGRDMGVATAATQFFRNVGSTVGIAIFGSLMTLGLSRAILGYLPADVQASLPADGGIDVGSVLDPGQLDGLPPVIVDAVRQGLADRLHVVFTVMLPIVALALIATLMIKVIPLRETLAPASPAADDATTTDDAPPVDSPAAGVPAGPDSPARRDQPVSARARSAAQGAGGAAADSDQSRP; encoded by the coding sequence ATGCCGTTGACGTCGACCCCCGCCACCCCGTACCGGATGAGCCCCGCGCACCGCCGGGTGTTCATCGGCTTGATGCTCGGCATGTTCGTCGCGTCCGTCAGCCAGACGATCGTCGGTCCGGCGATGCCACGTATCGTCGCCGAGCTCGGCGGCATGGACCATTACAGCTGGGTCGCTACCGCCGCCATGCTGGTGTCGGCCGTGACCGTTCCGATCGTCGGAAAGCTCTCGGACCTCTATGGGAGGAGGGCCTTCTACCTCGGCGGGATCGCGGTCTTCCTGGTGGGGACCCTGGTCTGCGGCCTGACACCGAACTTCTGGACTCTGGTCGCCGGACGCGCCCTGCAGGGCGTGGGCATGGGCACCCTCATGCCGCTGTCGCAGACGATCATCGGCGACATCATCCCCGCCCGTCAGCGCGGGAAGTACCAGGGGCTCATGGGCGCGGTCTTCGGCGTCACGTCGGTCGCCGGCCCGATCGCCGGCGGCTTCATCACCGACCACTGGGGCTGGCGGTGGCTGTTCTTCGCCGCACTGCCGGTCAGCCTGATCGCGCTGTTCTTCATCGTCAAGTTCCTCGATCTGCCCTTCCAGCGCCGCCGCGCCAAGATCGACGTCGCAGGCATCGTCGTCCTCACGGTCACGCTCACCGCAATCCTGCTCGCCACCTCGCTCGGCGGGACGTCGTACGCCTGGGGCTCCCCGCTGATCCTCACGATGTTCGGCGTCGGTCTGGCCGGTCTCGTCGCGTTCGTCGCCATCGAGCGCCGAGCCGAGGAGCCGGTGATCCCACTGCGGCTGTTCAACAGCGGCATCTTCAGTTGGTCGGTCCTGGCCGCGTTCGCGGTCTCGATGATCATGTTCGGCGCAATCATCTACATCCCGATCTACGCCCAGGCCGTCATCGGCGTAAACGCCACCAACTCGGGGCTGATCCTCATGCCGCTGATGCTGGGCCTGATCGTGATGGGCATCCTGACCGGCATGCTGATCACCCGCACCGGTTTGTACAAGCCGTTCATGGTGGCCGGGGTGACGATCACGGGGGTCGGCGTGTGGCTGCTGACACTGCTCGACCACACCTCCTCCGCCGCTGAGCTCACGATGATCATGGTGGTGGTCGGTGTCGGTCTGGGCATGTGCATGCAGCAGTACACCCTCGTGGTGCAGAACGACGCGAACGGTCGCGACATGGGCGTGGCCACCGCCGCGACCCAGTTCTTCCGCAACGTCGGCTCGACGGTCGGCATCGCCATCTTCGGCTCGCTGATGACCCTCGGCCTCAGCCGCGCGATCCTCGGCTACCTTCCGGCCGACGTCCAGGCGAGCCTTCCCGCCGACGGCGGGATCGACGTCGGGTCGGTCCTCGATCCCGGCCAGCTCGACGGCCTGCCTCCGGTCATCGTGGACGCCGTCCGCCAGGGGTTGGCTGACCGGCTGCACGTCGTCTTCACGGTCATGCTGCCGATCGTGGCACTGGCGCTCATCGCAACCCTGATGATCAAGGTGATCCCATTGCGCGAGACCCTCGCCCCGGCGAGTCCCGCGGCAGATGATGCCACGACCACGGATGATGCACCGCCGGTCGATTCGCCGGCAGCGGGCGTCCCGGCCGGCCCGGACTCCCCGGCGCGCCGCGATCAACCGGTGAGCGCCCGCGCGAGGTCGGCCGCTCAGGGGGCGGGCGGAGCCGCGGCCGACAGCGATCAGTCGAGGCCATAA
- a CDS encoding inositol-3-phosphate synthase, with the protein MGSINVAIVGVGNCASSLVQGVHYYRDTPASETVPGLMHVQFGDYHVRDINFVAAFDVDDLKVGKDLSEAINASQNNTIKICDVPTLGVEVSRGHTLDGLGTYYRDVVNESPVEPVDVVQVLKERKVDVLVSYLPVGSEEADRFYAQCAIDAKVAFVNALPVFIASDPEWAKKFQDAGVPIVGDDIKSQVGATITHRVLTKLFEDRGVKVERTYQLNFGGNMDFMNMLERQRLESKKISKTQAVTSQITERELPARDVHVGPSDHVPWLDDRKFAYVRIEGRGFGDVPTSLEYKLEVWDSPNSAGVIIDALRAAKIAKDRGIGGPVLSASSYFMKSPPEQYDDSAARDAVEQFIKGETDR; encoded by the coding sequence ATGGGTTCGATCAATGTCGCCATCGTCGGCGTCGGCAACTGCGCGTCGTCGCTCGTGCAGGGCGTGCACTATTACCGCGACACCCCGGCGTCGGAGACCGTCCCGGGCCTCATGCACGTCCAGTTCGGTGATTACCACGTGCGTGACATCAACTTCGTCGCCGCGTTCGACGTCGATGACCTGAAGGTCGGCAAGGACCTCTCCGAGGCCATCAACGCCAGCCAGAACAACACGATCAAGATCTGCGACGTCCCGACGCTGGGCGTCGAAGTGAGCCGAGGGCACACCCTCGATGGCCTAGGCACCTACTACCGCGACGTGGTCAACGAGTCGCCGGTCGAGCCGGTCGACGTCGTGCAGGTCCTCAAGGAGCGCAAGGTCGACGTCCTCGTGTCGTATCTGCCGGTGGGTTCGGAGGAGGCCGATCGCTTCTACGCCCAGTGCGCCATCGACGCCAAGGTCGCCTTCGTGAACGCGCTGCCGGTGTTCATCGCCAGCGACCCGGAGTGGGCCAAGAAGTTCCAGGACGCCGGCGTCCCGATCGTGGGAGACGACATCAAGTCGCAGGTCGGCGCCACCATCACCCACCGCGTGCTGACCAAGCTGTTCGAGGACCGCGGAGTGAAGGTCGAGCGGACCTACCAGCTGAACTTCGGCGGCAACATGGACTTCATGAACATGCTGGAGCGTCAGCGGCTGGAGTCCAAGAAGATCTCCAAGACCCAGGCGGTCACCTCGCAGATCACCGAGCGCGAGCTGCCCGCCCGCGACGTCCACGTCGGCCCGTCGGACCACGTCCCATGGCTGGATGACCGCAAGTTCGCCTACGTCCGCATCGAGGGCCGGGGCTTCGGCGACGTTCCGACCTCCTTGGAGTACAAGCTCGAGGTGTGGGACTCCCCCAACTCCGCCGGCGTCATCATCGATGCGCTGCGCGCAGCGAAGATCGCCAAGGACCGCGGGATCGGCGGGCCGGTCCTGTCGGCGTCGTCCTACTTCATGAAGTCCCCGCCGGAGCAGTACGACGACTCCGCGGCACGCGACGCGGTGGAGCAGTTCATCAAGGGCGAGACCGACCGCTAG
- a CDS encoding TetR/AcrR family transcriptional regulator — protein MNGDDISLRERKKIQTRREIHRAALELAIERGPGNVTADDIAAAAGISPRTFFNYYETKDEAFVGGGGRAPETIADDLRARPTDEPIVDSLHAIFRRRLQVLLEDVESWRLRRELAARAPELGRAMLGSTAQIERRLVEVAVERAGSDDLTVVIEVYRAMAAVRAALWAHGNAGLRGDLLERVDESFALLRPQPGRSAADARPSGRSRP, from the coding sequence GTGAACGGCGACGACATCTCGCTACGGGAGCGCAAGAAGATCCAGACGCGTCGCGAGATCCACCGGGCGGCGCTCGAGCTGGCTATCGAGCGGGGCCCGGGCAACGTGACGGCCGATGACATCGCCGCTGCTGCGGGAATCTCGCCGCGCACCTTCTTCAACTACTACGAGACCAAGGACGAGGCCTTCGTAGGCGGGGGAGGTCGGGCGCCCGAGACCATCGCCGACGACCTGCGCGCCCGCCCGACCGACGAGCCGATCGTCGACAGCTTGCACGCCATCTTCCGACGCCGCCTGCAGGTGCTGCTGGAGGACGTCGAGTCGTGGCGGCTGCGCCGCGAGCTGGCAGCGCGCGCACCGGAGCTCGGGCGGGCGATGCTCGGCTCGACGGCTCAGATCGAGCGCAGACTGGTGGAGGTGGCCGTCGAGCGTGCCGGCAGCGACGATCTGACCGTCGTCATCGAGGTCTATCGGGCGATGGCCGCCGTCCGCGCCGCCCTCTGGGCGCACGGCAACGCGGGGTTGCGCGGCGACCTGCTGGAGCGCGTGGACGAGTCGTTCGCGCTGTTGCGGCCGCAACCCGGTCGATCTGCGGCCGACGCGCGGCCTAGCGGTCGGTCTCGCCCTTGA
- a CDS encoding acyl-CoA carboxylase subunit beta has protein sequence MSTTAPTIEQTVDPRDPITRLAALFDPNTLELANRREEATGVVWGRGKVDGSPAIAFCSDATKMGGAMGSEGCANIVDAIETANRERIPCVGIWHSGGARLAEGVEALDAVGQVFAAMVHASGRIPQISVVLGPAAGGAAYGPALTDVVVMSGNGRVFVTGPEVVRSVTGEQVDMEALGGPDAHGKKSGVVHITTPTDEDALHTARQLVDLLGEQGRFDLQKAEEKPSLETALPESARRAYDVRPVLRELMDDELLEIQPRWAPNIVCGLGRLAGRTVGVVANNPIRLGGCLDSNSAEKAARFVRMCDSLGVPLVVVVDVPGYLPGVGQEWDGVVRRGAKLLHAFAECVVPRVTVVTRKVYGGAYIAMNSKSLGATRVFAWPTAEVAVMGAKAAVGILHRKTLAAAPIEEREALHDQLAAEHEKVAGGVDRALAIGVVDEVIEPAQTQIGLVKALASRPAGRGMHGNIPL, from the coding sequence GTGAGCACCACCGCGCCGACGATCGAGCAGACGGTCGACCCACGCGACCCGATCACCCGGCTGGCGGCCCTGTTCGACCCCAACACGCTCGAGCTGGCCAACCGCCGCGAAGAGGCCACAGGAGTCGTGTGGGGCCGCGGCAAGGTCGACGGTTCGCCCGCGATCGCCTTCTGCTCCGACGCCACCAAGATGGGCGGCGCGATGGGCTCGGAAGGCTGCGCCAACATCGTCGACGCGATCGAGACGGCCAACCGCGAGCGGATCCCGTGCGTCGGCATCTGGCACTCCGGCGGGGCGCGCCTCGCCGAGGGTGTGGAGGCCCTCGACGCCGTCGGCCAGGTGTTCGCCGCGATGGTGCACGCCTCCGGACGCATTCCCCAGATCTCCGTCGTCCTCGGGCCGGCGGCCGGTGGGGCGGCGTACGGTCCGGCGCTGACCGACGTCGTGGTGATGTCCGGCAACGGACGGGTGTTCGTGACCGGTCCCGAGGTGGTTCGCTCGGTGACCGGGGAGCAGGTCGACATGGAGGCCCTGGGCGGGCCGGACGCGCACGGCAAGAAGAGCGGCGTGGTCCATATCACCACCCCCACCGACGAGGACGCCCTGCACACCGCGCGGCAGCTGGTCGACCTGCTGGGCGAGCAAGGCAGGTTCGATTTGCAGAAGGCCGAGGAGAAGCCGTCGCTTGAGACAGCGCTTCCGGAGTCTGCCCGGCGCGCGTACGACGTCCGCCCGGTGCTGCGGGAGTTGATGGACGACGAGCTGCTGGAGATCCAGCCGCGGTGGGCTCCGAACATCGTCTGCGGTCTCGGCCGGCTCGCCGGCCGCACCGTCGGCGTCGTCGCGAACAACCCGATCCGGCTCGGGGGGTGCCTGGATTCCAACAGCGCCGAGAAGGCAGCGCGCTTCGTGCGGATGTGCGACTCGCTCGGCGTCCCGCTCGTGGTCGTCGTCGACGTGCCCGGCTATCTGCCCGGCGTCGGGCAGGAATGGGACGGCGTCGTCCGTCGCGGCGCCAAGCTGCTGCACGCCTTCGCCGAGTGCGTCGTGCCGCGGGTCACCGTGGTCACCCGCAAGGTGTACGGCGGTGCCTACATTGCGATGAACTCAAAATCGCTCGGAGCGACGCGGGTGTTCGCCTGGCCGACGGCGGAGGTCGCGGTCATGGGCGCCAAGGCGGCGGTCGGCATCCTGCACCGCAAGACCCTGGCCGCCGCGCCCATCGAGGAGCGCGAAGCGCTGCATGACCAGCTCGCTGCCGAGCACGAGAAGGTCGCCGGCGGCGTGGACCGGGCGCTCGCGATCGGCGTCGTCGACGAGGTGATCGAGCCCGCGCAGACCCAGATCGGTCTGGTAAAGGCGCTCGCCAGCCGCCCCGCCGGCCGCGGCATGCACGGGAACATCCCACTATGA
- a CDS encoding beta-ketoacyl-ACP synthase III, with product MLQTTPPQHAAIEAFGAYRPARVVTNDELATRVDTSDEWITTRVGIKERRYAAAHETVVSMAVEAGRDALGKAGVAGGEVDLLIVATCTAPSQLPSAAPQVAHLLGASAPGAYDVNAACAGFCYSLAQASHAIQAGAAQKALVIGVEKLTDWIDHDDRTTSIIFADGAGAAVVGRSGAQGIGPTVWGSAGDRPEAIIIRSRDQLLEMDGRAVFRWATTEVRAEVDRICGASGLSLRDIDIFVPHQANMRIIDNMLRALDFRDDVVVARDIALAGNTSAASIPLAIDTLLDAGQATSGDKVLTIGFGAGLTFAGQVFEMP from the coding sequence ATGCTGCAGACCACCCCTCCACAACACGCAGCCATCGAGGCGTTCGGTGCCTACCGTCCCGCGCGCGTGGTCACCAACGACGAGCTCGCGACGCGCGTCGACACCAGTGACGAGTGGATCACCACCCGCGTCGGCATCAAGGAGCGCCGGTACGCCGCCGCCCACGAGACCGTCGTGTCGATGGCCGTGGAGGCCGGCCGCGACGCCCTCGGCAAGGCCGGGGTCGCGGGCGGCGAAGTCGATCTGCTCATCGTGGCCACCTGCACGGCGCCGTCGCAGCTGCCCAGCGCGGCCCCGCAGGTCGCCCACCTGCTCGGTGCCAGCGCTCCCGGCGCGTACGACGTCAACGCCGCCTGCGCCGGGTTCTGCTACTCACTCGCCCAGGCCTCGCACGCCATCCAGGCCGGGGCGGCGCAGAAGGCGTTGGTGATCGGCGTCGAGAAGCTCACCGACTGGATCGACCACGACGACCGGACGACGAGCATCATCTTCGCCGACGGAGCCGGCGCGGCCGTCGTCGGTCGATCGGGCGCTCAGGGAATCGGACCCACGGTGTGGGGGTCGGCCGGCGACCGGCCGGAGGCCATCATCATCCGCAGCCGCGATCAGCTGCTCGAGATGGACGGCCGTGCGGTCTTTCGCTGGGCGACCACGGAGGTCCGCGCCGAGGTCGACCGAATCTGCGGGGCCTCGGGGCTGAGCCTGCGCGACATCGACATCTTCGTGCCGCACCAGGCGAACATGCGGATCATCGACAACATGCTGCGGGCGCTGGATTTCCGCGACGACGTCGTCGTCGCGCGTGACATCGCCCTGGCCGGGAACACCTCGGCCGCCTCGATCCCACTGGCGATCGACACGCTGCTTGATGCCGGTCAGGCCACCAGCGGCGATAAGGTTCTCACGATCGGTTTCGGCGCGGGTCTCACCTTCGCCGGGCAGGTCTTCGAGATGCCCTAG
- a CDS encoding beta-ketoacyl synthase gives MTDVVITGLGATTPLGGDVESSWSALLAGRSGVSLLTDDAYADVPCRLAGRFADAPGNHIDRPKARRLDVSQQAALVAAREAWAAAGAPEVEAERLGVVVGTGIGGAVTLLAQDDVREERGPKRVSPYMVPMLMPNGPAATVGLEVGAKAGVHTTVSACASGAEALQLGLDLIRAGRADVIVAGGAEACIHPTPFAGFGMARAMSTRNDDPEGASRPFDTGRDGFVMGEGAAIMVLESAEHAAARGAQVIARLAGAGTTSDAYDMVAPDPAGSGAARAITLALRDGGIEPSAVHHVNAHATSTPVGDIAEAAAIRAAIGDHAAVTATKAATGHMMGAAGAVEALFAVLAVRDQVCPPIRNLEDVDPDENVQALDLVRGAARQMEIGAAISNSFGFGGHNTAVLFTKP, from the coding sequence GTGACCGACGTCGTCATCACCGGGCTCGGAGCGACCACGCCGCTGGGCGGGGACGTCGAAAGTTCCTGGAGCGCCCTGCTCGCTGGGCGCAGCGGGGTCAGCCTGCTCACCGACGACGCGTACGCCGACGTCCCCTGTCGGCTCGCGGGCCGGTTCGCAGACGCCCCCGGCAACCACATCGACCGACCGAAGGCCCGCCGCCTGGACGTCTCACAGCAGGCCGCCCTGGTCGCCGCACGCGAGGCGTGGGCGGCCGCGGGCGCTCCCGAGGTCGAGGCCGAACGGCTCGGCGTCGTCGTCGGCACCGGCATCGGCGGCGCGGTCACCCTCCTGGCCCAGGACGACGTCCGCGAGGAGCGCGGTCCCAAGCGCGTCTCGCCGTACATGGTCCCGATGCTGATGCCGAACGGGCCGGCCGCGACCGTCGGGCTCGAGGTCGGCGCGAAGGCCGGCGTCCACACCACCGTCTCCGCCTGCGCGTCCGGCGCGGAGGCACTGCAGCTCGGTCTCGACCTGATCCGCGCCGGCCGTGCCGACGTCATCGTCGCCGGCGGTGCGGAGGCCTGCATCCATCCCACGCCCTTCGCCGGGTTCGGGATGGCGCGGGCGATGTCGACCCGCAACGACGACCCCGAGGGCGCCTCAAGGCCCTTCGACACCGGCCGCGACGGTTTCGTCATGGGCGAGGGCGCAGCGATCATGGTGCTCGAGAGCGCCGAGCACGCCGCGGCACGAGGCGCCCAGGTCATCGCGCGGCTCGCCGGCGCCGGAACCACCTCGGATGCCTACGACATGGTCGCCCCCGACCCTGCTGGCTCCGGCGCGGCCCGCGCGATCACCCTCGCGCTGCGCGACGGCGGCATCGAGCCCTCCGCCGTCCACCATGTCAACGCGCATGCCACCTCCACGCCGGTCGGCGACATCGCCGAGGCCGCGGCGATCCGCGCCGCGATCGGCGACCATGCGGCAGTGACCGCCACGAAGGCAGCGACCGGGCACATGATGGGCGCTGCGGGCGCGGTCGAGGCGCTGTTCGCGGTGCTCGCCGTCCGCGACCAGGTGTGCCCGCCGATCAGGAACCTCGAGGACGTCGATCCGGACGAGAACGTCCAGGCCCTCGACCTCGTGCGCGGCGCGGCCCGCCAGATGGAGATCGGTGCCGCGATCAGCAACTCGTTCGGCTTCGGCGGCCACAACACCGCCGTGCTGTTCACCAAGCCGTAA
- a CDS encoding DUF3145 domain-containing protein has translation MHTRGVVFVHSAPPALTPHAEWAISATLKCPVKMQWTAQPAAPGELRAELVWQGPSGSANNIAAALKAWPMLVFEVTEEPTAGTDGERIAYLPGRGIFRAQIGVNGDIVVSENQLRALRETAKTIEDFQHGLDQLTGQSFDAELEVYREGGDGAPVTWITAAS, from the coding sequence ATGCATACGCGTGGCGTTGTGTTCGTCCACTCGGCACCACCGGCGCTGACGCCGCATGCTGAATGGGCCATCTCGGCTACCCTCAAGTGCCCCGTGAAGATGCAGTGGACGGCGCAGCCCGCTGCCCCCGGGGAGCTCCGTGCCGAGCTCGTCTGGCAAGGTCCCTCCGGCTCGGCCAACAACATCGCCGCGGCGCTGAAGGCGTGGCCGATGCTGGTCTTCGAGGTGACCGAGGAGCCGACCGCCGGCACGGACGGCGAGCGCATCGCCTACCTCCCGGGCCGCGGCATCTTCCGCGCCCAGATCGGCGTGAACGGGGACATCGTGGTCTCGGAGAACCAGCTGCGTGCGCTGCGTGAGACGGCCAAGACCATCGAGGACTTCCAGCACGGGCTCGATCAGCTCACGGGGCAGAGCTTCGACGCCGAACTCGAGGTCTACCGCGAGGGCGGCGACGGTGCGCCGGTCACCTGGATAACCGCAGCCTCGTAG
- a CDS encoding phosphatase PAP2 family protein, producing MLDGWWPGRRMVTAAGAAFAGFLLLVLLVVATDGASTWLDGDLTPSLWAWASQDAGRWSAMRVLTRGGEAIFRTLVIAPLVIVGLLRRRVAVATWAGLCGFSYGLVSSAAKAIIGRPRPVGADPELTFQESSFPSGHSGGAMVVAIIVACAVGMSLRGVARVAVIVLSSALPVVVGFTRMALGVHYLSDVLAGFALAFAWAMLLAVVVRQAAGRLCGAAPPVVRKE from the coding sequence ATGCTCGACGGGTGGTGGCCAGGACGCCGGATGGTGACGGCTGCGGGCGCAGCCTTCGCCGGCTTCCTGCTGCTGGTGCTGCTCGTCGTTGCGACGGACGGCGCATCGACCTGGCTGGACGGCGACCTGACGCCGTCCCTGTGGGCCTGGGCGTCGCAGGACGCGGGGCGGTGGAGCGCGATGCGCGTGCTGACCCGCGGGGGAGAGGCGATCTTCCGCACGCTCGTGATCGCTCCGCTGGTGATCGTGGGTCTGCTGCGTCGGCGGGTCGCGGTCGCGACCTGGGCGGGGCTATGTGGTTTTAGCTATGGGCTGGTGAGCTCCGCAGCCAAGGCGATCATCGGTCGGCCCCGGCCCGTCGGGGCCGACCCGGAGCTCACCTTCCAGGAGAGCTCCTTCCCGAGTGGTCACTCGGGCGGGGCGATGGTGGTGGCGATCATCGTCGCGTGCGCGGTCGGGATGAGCCTGCGCGGCGTGGCGCGCGTCGCGGTCATCGTGCTCTCGTCCGCCCTGCCGGTCGTCGTGGGGTTCACCCGCATGGCGCTCGGGGTGCACTACCTGAGCGACGTACTGGCCGGGTTCGCGCTCGCCTTCGCGTGGGCGATGCTGCTCGCGGTCGTCGTCCGGCAGGCTGCCGGGCGACTCTGCGGTGCGGCCCCGCCCGTCGTTCGGAAGGAGTAA
- a CDS encoding acyl carrier protein, whose protein sequence is MATTQEIQDGLAEILEEVAGVMPEDVAPEKSFTDDLDVDSLSMVEIATAVEDKWGVAIPDEELANIKTVGDAITFIENNQ, encoded by the coding sequence ATGGCTACCACCCAGGAGATCCAGGACGGCCTTGCCGAGATCCTCGAAGAGGTTGCGGGTGTCATGCCCGAGGACGTCGCGCCGGAGAAGTCGTTTACCGACGACCTCGACGTGGACTCGCTGTCCATGGTCGAGATCGCCACGGCCGTCGAGGACAAGTGGGGCGTCGCGATCCCCGACGAGGAGCTCGCCAACATCAAGACCGTCGGCGATGCCATCACCTTCATCGAGAACAATCAGTAG